One segment of Acidianus sp. HS-5 DNA contains the following:
- a CDS encoding DUF2075 domain-containing protein codes for MIRYLYANATDKFSRDVSSGDYVEILKHNFYLEFGYKPSQSEINSWIGSSKALLSLVKGLSNIYIVAELSLPYSSSRVDYVIFGKKRDGKEAAIIIEMKGWTDAKQSFSDDYVRVNIGQGWEDVLHPSIQVKGYVEYLKDILSFARQNDMKGVSYTYNARIDYLYDSRFSKILNQYQLFDINTRDRLRNLISQINYGSGEEVFNKFITSKIAPQKGLIEELEKVLKSKNLTLFIDRFTLIDDQIAVYDKVLSLLKEGKKAVIIIEGGPGTGKSVIALKLMAEVMKQGYTVFHATGSKAFTTTLRKIVDKNSLFRYFNSFSTDAEKGTDLFDVLIADEAHRIRERSNTRFSKGSSYPQIEELIRVARVGVFFLDPYQIVRPEEVGNSKLIEYTAKKYNAEVYKITLKTQFRSSGSQEYIKWVDNLLGIENNEVEYYTESFGVEFKIFDDPESLRQEIIAKNKQKPNSARLVAGFCWKWNDPNLDGTLPQDIVINYDDGKIFKATWEAKDIGKKLAEGVPPAPLWAYDPAGVTQVGSIYTIQGFEFDYVGVIWCKDLIYNWEKGEWEAHQENSADPAINRKKPKDVLDKLKNTYRVLLTRGRKGVYVYFLDGGTREFVESRIRKDKI; via the coding sequence ATGATAAGATATCTATATGCCAACGCTACAGATAAGTTCAGTAGAGACGTAAGTAGTGGAGATTACGTAGAGATACTAAAACATAATTTTTACCTAGAATTTGGATATAAACCTTCACAGAGTGAAATTAATTCTTGGATTGGAAGCAGTAAGGCATTATTATCTTTAGTTAAAGGCTTAAGTAATATCTATATCGTAGCTGAGCTATCTTTGCCTTATTCCTCATCTAGGGTAGATTACGTGATCTTCGGTAAGAAAAGGGATGGAAAAGAAGCGGCGATAATAATAGAGATGAAAGGATGGACTGACGCTAAACAGTCTTTTTCTGATGATTATGTTAGAGTTAATATAGGACAGGGCTGGGAAGATGTGTTACATCCGTCAATTCAAGTTAAGGGTTACGTAGAATATCTTAAGGACATATTAAGTTTTGCTCGCCAGAACGATATGAAAGGAGTCTCCTATACTTATAATGCACGTATTGATTATCTTTACGATTCAAGGTTCTCTAAGATCCTTAATCAGTATCAACTATTCGATATAAATACAAGAGATAGACTACGAAATTTAATTTCTCAGATAAATTACGGAAGCGGGGAAGAGGTGTTTAATAAGTTTATAACCTCTAAAATAGCCCCGCAGAAGGGACTTATCGAAGAGTTGGAGAAAGTGTTAAAAAGTAAAAATCTTACCCTCTTTATAGATAGATTCACGTTAATAGACGATCAGATAGCCGTGTATGATAAAGTCTTAAGCTTACTTAAAGAAGGCAAAAAAGCAGTAATAATAATAGAAGGAGGGCCTGGTACGGGTAAATCTGTAATAGCCTTGAAGTTAATGGCAGAAGTTATGAAACAAGGTTATACAGTTTTTCACGCTACCGGCTCTAAGGCGTTTACTACAACATTAAGGAAGATAGTAGATAAAAATTCTTTATTTAGATACTTTAATAGTTTTTCAACAGACGCCGAAAAAGGTACCGATCTTTTTGACGTACTTATAGCTGACGAGGCACACAGAATAAGGGAGAGAAGTAATACGCGGTTCTCTAAGGGGTCTAGTTATCCGCAGATAGAGGAGTTAATAAGGGTAGCCAGAGTAGGGGTTTTCTTCCTAGATCCTTACCAGATAGTAAGGCCGGAAGAGGTAGGAAATTCTAAACTGATAGAATATACTGCAAAGAAATACAATGCCGAGGTGTACAAAATTACACTTAAGACGCAATTTAGATCTAGCGGTTCTCAGGAATATATAAAATGGGTCGATAATCTACTAGGTATAGAAAATAATGAGGTAGAATATTACACTGAAAGCTTCGGTGTGGAATTTAAGATATTTGACGACCCAGAAAGCCTTAGACAGGAGATAATAGCTAAAAATAAGCAGAAACCCAATTCAGCGAGATTAGTTGCAGGTTTCTGTTGGAAGTGGAACGATCCTAATCTGGACGGTACTCTGCCGCAGGATATAGTAATAAATTATGATGATGGGAAAATATTTAAAGCTACATGGGAGGCTAAGGATATTGGAAAGAAGTTGGCCGAAGGAGTCCCGCCTGCACCTCTTTGGGCTTACGATCCTGCAGGAGTAACACAAGTAGGAAGTATATATACTATTCAAGGTTTTGAATTCGATTATGTAGGCGTAATATGGTGTAAGGATCTAATATACAACTGGGAAAAGGGGGAATGGGAAGCACACCAAGAAAATTCTGCAGATCCCGCAATAAATAGGAAAAAACCGAAAGACGTCTTAGATAAGCTAAAAAATACATATAGGGTATTACTTACCAGAGGCAGGAAAGGAGTATATGTTTACTTTTTAGATGGCGGAACTAGGGAGTTCGTAGAATCACGTATTAGAAAAGACAAAATTTAA
- a CDS encoding type II toxin-antitoxin system VapC family toxin, which yields MGIIIDASILVKIITKEPGWEKLEKLLREGETLDLALIETSIWRKSSLLGIMKHEDSIVALKAVKDILPQLLIIHKSTNFLQRAMEVSINEKIPIYDSLYIALAEDRKEKLVTADKKQYEVALKYVKAELY from the coding sequence ATAGGGATAATAATTGACGCCTCAATACTGGTTAAGATAATTACTAAGGAACCGGGATGGGAAAAGTTAGAGAAATTATTAAGGGAAGGAGAAACATTAGATCTTGCACTTATTGAAACTTCCATATGGAGGAAGTCGTCATTATTAGGTATAATGAAACATGAAGATTCAATAGTAGCTTTAAAAGCAGTTAAAGACATCTTACCCCAATTATTAATAATTCATAAAAGTACCAATTTTTTACAGAGAGCTATGGAGGTTTCAATTAACGAAAAAATACCAATCTATGATTCACTTTATATAGCGTTAGCAGAGGACAGGAAAGAGAAGCTTGTAACCGCAGACAAGAAGCAGTACGAGGTAGCTTTAAAATACGTTAAAGCCGAGCTTTACTAA
- a CDS encoding type II toxin-antitoxin system VapC family toxin — translation MKILLESSGIIEYLKGNARVKEIINKSEDFYVSSLSVFELLLGKVREKEILDFLSGFKILNVTRKDSILASRIYRTLKDKGKLGSFDIIMAAQAINRDLTLVTKDADFLKVKEEFKELKLLIEK, via the coding sequence ATGAAGATCTTGCTAGAAAGCTCGGGAATTATTGAATACTTAAAAGGTAACGCCAGAGTAAAGGAAATTATAAATAAGTCAGAGGACTTCTACGTAAGCTCGCTAAGCGTCTTTGAGTTATTACTAGGAAAGGTCAGAGAGAAGGAAATACTAGACTTTCTATCTGGATTTAAAATATTAAATGTAACAAGGAAGGACTCAATCTTAGCTTCTAGGATTTACAGAACGTTAAAGGATAAAGGAAAACTAGGTTCTTTTGATATAATAATGGCAGCTCAAGCTATAAATAGGGATTTAACGTTAGTTACTAAGGACGCCGACTTTTTAAAAGTGAAAGAAGAGTTTAAGGAATTGAAACTCCTAATTGAAAAATAG
- a CDS encoding antitoxin VapB family protein → MYIVCMKTIMIRDDVYEKLLEIKGDKSFSDAIEELIEESLSLRRKKIEKYFGILSKEEANELYKEIEEMRKKTDEDLARKLGNY, encoded by the coding sequence ATGTATATAGTATGTATGAAAACTATAATGATAAGGGACGACGTATACGAGAAGCTCCTCGAGATTAAAGGAGACAAAAGCTTCAGTGATGCCATTGAAGAACTTATCGAAGAGTCCTTAAGCCTTAGGAGAAAGAAAATTGAAAAGTACTTCGGGATACTTAGCAAAGAAGAGGCTAATGAACTGTATAAGGAGATTGAGGAAATGAGGAAGAAGACTGATGAAGATCTTGCTAGAAAGCTCGGGAATTATTGA
- a CDS encoding amidohydrolase family protein, which translates to MIDFHFHAPVKEFLDFLGEFAEPAIKYFNAKVEVKGLKETLDYYESLGIKRFVVLPIDSTTFLGRRIPNDVVKVDDRIIRFISVDPLKQNAIEELKSAIKEFEPVGVKLHPQLQGFHPLDERALRLYEIIDNHALTVVFHTGTSGIGAGVKSDIRLDYGRPIYFDEIAVRFKNMKIVLAHFGWPWTEEAIAISQHKPNVYLDLSGWAPKYIPDVIWKNAKRLSNKLIFGSDFPLISPERWIKEFNDVNISQDVKDKILKYNAEKLISS; encoded by the coding sequence GTGATAGACTTTCATTTCCATGCTCCAGTAAAGGAGTTTTTAGATTTTCTAGGTGAATTTGCAGAACCCGCTATAAAATACTTTAACGCTAAAGTGGAGGTTAAAGGACTAAAGGAGACCCTAGACTACTACGAGAGTTTAGGAATAAAGAGGTTTGTAGTACTCCCAATAGACTCTACAACCTTTCTGGGGAGGAGGATCCCGAACGATGTCGTTAAGGTTGATGACAGGATAATAAGGTTTATATCCGTAGATCCGTTAAAACAGAATGCGATAGAGGAGCTTAAGAGTGCGATAAAAGAATTTGAGCCAGTAGGGGTTAAGTTACATCCTCAGTTGCAGGGCTTTCATCCTTTGGATGAGAGAGCGCTAAGACTTTATGAAATAATAGATAATCACGCTCTTACAGTCGTCTTCCACACGGGAACATCAGGAATTGGTGCAGGCGTTAAGTCCGACATAAGGTTAGATTACGGTAGGCCTATCTATTTCGACGAAATAGCCGTAAGGTTTAAGAACATGAAGATAGTTTTAGCTCACTTCGGTTGGCCGTGGACTGAAGAAGCAATAGCTATTTCCCAGCATAAACCTAACGTCTATCTAGATTTATCAGGTTGGGCTCCTAAATACATACCAGACGTTATATGGAAGAACGCTAAAAGGCTCAGCAATAAGCTTATCTTCGGTTCTGATTTTCCTTTAATAAGCCCGGAGAGGTGGATTAAGGAGTTTAACGACGTGAATATAAGTCAAGATGTAAAGGACAAGATACTGAAGTACAATGCCGAAAAGCTAATTTCAAGTTAA
- a CDS encoding apolipoprotein A1/A4/E family protein, whose protein sequence is MEDVIRKWFDDYLLRIAEKIKSGQELTNSEILIVLSYITGATQGGLKKEIRKTKEELIASDEKLRNELTGYIDKTRKELLENDDKLKKELIEYIDKTKKELLESDDKVKKELIDYVDKTKAELLTNDERIKNELISYVNKVKEELLANDEKIKNELLTSNEKVKHELITRIEAYRSDQGLIAEELYINSFKGSLKDSGEKIVNIYRHYETSAGEVDALVETEKRVYVVEVKLKAEEKDVDELLNKVKEVEKEFQGKEIVPVLTGAKIGKNVRGYAKGMGVKVF, encoded by the coding sequence ATGGAGGACGTTATTAGGAAGTGGTTTGACGATTACCTTTTAAGGATAGCCGAGAAAATAAAGAGCGGGCAAGAATTGACTAATTCTGAGATTCTTATTGTACTCAGTTATATTACTGGAGCGACTCAAGGCGGGCTGAAGAAAGAGATAAGGAAAACCAAGGAAGAACTAATTGCCAGCGATGAAAAGTTGAGAAACGAATTAACGGGCTACATTGATAAGACAAGGAAGGAACTCCTGGAAAATGACGATAAATTGAAGAAGGAATTAATAGAGTACATAGACAAGACAAAGAAGGAGTTGTTAGAGAGCGATGATAAGGTTAAGAAGGAGTTAATAGACTATGTTGATAAAACAAAGGCTGAATTGTTGACCAACGACGAGAGGATAAAGAACGAGCTGATAAGTTACGTTAATAAGGTAAAGGAGGAATTGCTAGCTAACGATGAGAAGATTAAGAATGAGCTATTGACGAGTAACGAGAAGGTGAAGCATGAACTTATAACAAGGATAGAAGCTTATAGGAGTGATCAAGGGCTTATAGCTGAAGAGTTATACATAAACAGCTTTAAGGGCAGCTTAAAGGACTCCGGTGAGAAGATAGTAAACATTTATAGGCACTACGAAACGTCTGCAGGAGAAGTAGACGCACTAGTGGAGACCGAGAAGAGGGTTTACGTAGTAGAGGTGAAATTAAAGGCTGAGGAGAAGGACGTTGACGAACTTTTGAATAAAGTGAAAGAAGTTGAGAAGGAATTTCAAGGGAAGGAGATCGTCCCTGTCCTCACTGGGGCAAAGATAGGTAAAAATGTGAGGGGATACGCAAAGGGAATGGGCGTTAAAGTGTTCTGA
- a CDS encoding AbrB/MazE/SpoVT family DNA-binding domain-containing protein, with protein sequence MEATTKVNKKGIIIIPKGIREEIGLKEGDLVMIRVEENKIVIEKVDLWEKVWKCCKGSAEEAERELDEEEEKFWQKR encoded by the coding sequence ATGGAAGCCACAACCAAAGTGAATAAGAAAGGTATAATAATAATCCCTAAGGGGATAAGGGAAGAAATAGGTTTAAAGGAGGGTGACCTTGTGATGATAAGAGTTGAGGAGAATAAAATCGTAATCGAAAAAGTTGATCTATGGGAAAAAGTATGGAAGTGTTGTAAGGGATCTGCAGAAGAGGCTGAAAGGGAATTAGATGAGGAGGAGGAAAAGTTTTGGCAGAAAAGGTAG
- a CDS encoding PIN domain-containing protein: protein MAEKVVVDTYALLSMAFGELTKKAEEVMLNIRSRKIEGIITPAIAFEFTVHWLRGRIPALKSSSEVRSFLQSYFSVVDLSFEDFIEGAKIKVEGDKIASTIGRTLSIVDAISIQTAKKLKAKILTGDKDLTLVANKMGIEVIW from the coding sequence TTGGCAGAAAAGGTAGTGGTGGACACGTATGCGTTACTCTCAATGGCTTTCGGAGAGTTGACTAAGAAAGCAGAGGAGGTTATGCTTAATATAAGATCAAGGAAAATAGAGGGAATAATAACACCTGCTATTGCATTTGAATTTACTGTACATTGGTTAAGAGGAAGGATACCTGCATTAAAATCGTCATCTGAGGTAAGGAGTTTCCTCCAATCCTATTTTAGTGTTGTAGATTTATCTTTTGAAGACTTCATAGAAGGTGCTAAGATAAAGGTTGAAGGTGATAAAATTGCCTCAACTATAGGAAGAACGTTAAGTATAGTAGACGCAATAAGTATACAGACTGCAAAGAAACTTAAAGCAAAGATCCTTACGGGCGATAAGGATTTAACACTTGTTGCAAATAAGATGGGGATTGAGGTTATTTGGTAA
- a CDS encoding PaREP1 family protein translates to MSEKDIKKYGELRIGESIDEALISLELLKQGKLRNSAGKAFLGFKELLSGIISINHSSFSSALQEKERKFFYKVGFTAPTNRLLYYSSLMEKEFPDISDLAKQAMALHVFSYLGYDKAGEYSPITSEDDARKWITDFIKALANLILNERGKEILKEVNEIVNK, encoded by the coding sequence ATGAGCGAAAAAGACATTAAAAAGTACGGTGAGCTAAGAATAGGAGAGAGCATCGATGAAGCTTTAATCTCCTTAGAGCTTCTAAAGCAGGGAAAGTTGAGGAATTCTGCAGGCAAGGCGTTCTTAGGATTTAAGGAATTACTAAGCGGGATAATAAGCATAAATCACTCAAGTTTTTCCTCAGCACTGCAAGAAAAGGAGAGGAAGTTTTTCTATAAGGTAGGTTTTACCGCTCCAACAAATAGGTTACTTTATTACTCTTCCCTTATGGAGAAAGAATTCCCGGACATCTCAGACCTTGCAAAACAGGCGATGGCCCTTCACGTTTTTTCATATTTAGGTTACGATAAGGCTGGAGAATATTCCCCAATTACCTCGGAGGACGATGCAAGGAAGTGGATTACTGATTTTATTAAGGCGTTAGCAAACCTCATCCTTAACGAGAGGGGAAAGGAGATATTGAAAGAAGTCAATGAGATTGTTAATAAGTAA
- a CDS encoding FAD-binding oxidoreductase: protein MGWVDEIGKISEAREGLNSADVKTEIVVLPSTYEEVAEIVKFALKTGISIYPFSKNKHHIGSKVKANIGLSLEKLNKVLTISEEDLYVTVHAGADFKLVNEELKSHGLQIPFIYTGSVGGFASTNLPSILTWYGYPKEWLLGAKIVTGLGEVIKSGGNTTKFSSGYKIWKVLSGSLGWLGIYLELNIRLVPYQDFHFEEVNKVNFSSRPLGVVGIKSEGTKIYEIRKGKGMKIEIPENFDASIVTVRGKEIDTLKEIEGEYCVAYYGSGLIRCIGVNVERLRRSGYTVIIERNCGEDCFGYSYETLNLLKKSLDPNGVFFGVFR from the coding sequence ATGGGCTGGGTTGACGAAATAGGGAAAATTAGCGAAGCAAGAGAAGGCTTAAACTCTGCAGACGTTAAGACTGAAATCGTAGTTTTACCTTCAACTTATGAGGAAGTAGCTGAAATAGTAAAGTTTGCCTTAAAGACGGGAATATCTATCTACCCTTTCAGTAAGAATAAGCACCACATAGGTAGTAAGGTTAAGGCAAATATAGGCTTAAGTTTGGAGAAACTTAACAAGGTACTTACAATCTCGGAAGAAGACCTTTACGTTACAGTACACGCTGGAGCAGACTTTAAGTTAGTAAACGAGGAGCTAAAGTCTCACGGTTTACAAATCCCGTTCATATACACGGGGTCTGTAGGAGGCTTTGCCTCAACTAACCTTCCATCAATCTTAACCTGGTACGGTTATCCCAAGGAATGGCTTTTAGGGGCAAAAATAGTTACCGGATTGGGAGAGGTAATAAAGAGCGGTGGGAATACTACAAAGTTTTCCAGCGGATATAAGATATGGAAAGTTCTTTCGGGTTCACTGGGCTGGTTAGGGATATACCTAGAGCTGAACATAAGGCTTGTTCCTTACCAAGACTTCCACTTTGAGGAAGTTAATAAAGTGAACTTTAGTTCTAGGCCTTTAGGTGTCGTGGGAATAAAAAGTGAGGGAACGAAGATTTACGAGATAAGGAAAGGAAAAGGGATGAAGATAGAGATACCGGAGAACTTTGATGCTTCAATAGTTACAGTGAGGGGAAAAGAGATAGACACACTCAAGGAGATTGAAGGAGAATACTGTGTAGCTTACTACGGGAGCGGTTTAATAAGGTGCATAGGTGTTAACGTTGAAAGACTTAGGAGGAGTGGGTATACTGTAATAATTGAAAGGAATTGCGGAGAGGACTGTTTTGGTTATAGTTATGAGACATTGAATCTGCTGAAGAAGAGTTTAGACCCTAACGGGGTTTTCTTTGGTGTGTTCAGATAG
- a CDS encoding FAD-linked oxidase C-terminal domain-containing protein: MEEELRKIVGDRWVITNEDKLLYSFDGFTAVSGNPSMVVLPGSEEETVEVIRFLISRGKEFIVRGSGTSLSGATIPLGGEVVVSMTRLNKVYWAEGLEIEVGPGIANIMVTRSSPSDLFYAPDPSSYVVSSIGGNISHDSGGIHVIKYGPTFNSVISIKVILPNGRIEEFKPSPFFNPTSIFIGAEGTLGAILRARLRLFPKPKERKTVIGIFKDVESASQAVINMFKAGIIPSALEMMDKSSVGVVEKSRYKAGLPLANILLVELDGENVKEEFEKVVAVIKGLDGEYTVPEDDSKYWNARKGAFPAMGVVSPAYLTLDCNVPRKILPKIMGRIEEISKEKGVMIANVFHAGDGNLHPLIPYNPENKESLKKALEAGSEITLLAIEMGGVPSGEHGIGLEKVKFLEKYYSETDIEVMDRLRKTFDPKGLLNPCKSIIKDKCSPENEVVRWMWEWD; the protein is encoded by the coding sequence ATGGAAGAGGAACTGAGGAAAATAGTCGGCGACCGTTGGGTAATTACCAATGAAGATAAATTGCTTTATTCCTTTGACGGCTTTACTGCAGTTTCCGGGAACCCTTCAATGGTAGTGCTTCCGGGGAGTGAGGAAGAGACTGTCGAAGTTATCAGATTTTTAATATCTAGAGGGAAAGAATTCATAGTCAGAGGCTCTGGGACGAGCTTAAGTGGTGCTACAATACCTTTAGGAGGAGAAGTTGTAGTTTCAATGACCAGGCTTAACAAAGTGTATTGGGCAGAAGGGCTTGAAATAGAGGTAGGCCCGGGAATTGCAAATATAATGGTTACTAGAAGCTCACCTTCGGACTTATTTTATGCTCCAGACCCTTCAAGTTATGTAGTATCCTCAATTGGAGGAAACATTTCCCACGACTCCGGAGGAATACATGTAATAAAGTACGGCCCTACTTTCAACAGCGTTATCTCAATAAAGGTGATCCTTCCTAACGGTAGGATTGAGGAATTTAAACCTTCGCCGTTCTTTAATCCTACATCAATATTTATAGGAGCAGAAGGGACATTGGGTGCAATACTTAGAGCTAGGTTGAGACTTTTCCCAAAGCCTAAAGAGAGGAAGACAGTAATAGGAATATTCAAAGACGTGGAGTCTGCCTCTCAAGCCGTAATAAACATGTTTAAAGCTGGGATAATTCCTTCCGCTCTGGAAATGATGGATAAGAGCTCTGTAGGAGTTGTGGAAAAAAGTAGGTATAAAGCTGGGTTACCTCTAGCTAACATTTTATTGGTTGAACTTGACGGGGAGAATGTAAAGGAAGAGTTCGAGAAAGTGGTTGCAGTAATTAAGGGACTTGACGGAGAGTACACTGTCCCAGAAGATGATAGTAAGTATTGGAACGCTAGAAAAGGAGCCTTCCCTGCAATGGGAGTAGTATCTCCTGCATATTTAACTTTGGATTGTAATGTACCCAGAAAGATACTGCCAAAAATAATGGGAAGGATTGAGGAGATCTCTAAGGAGAAAGGAGTTATGATAGCTAACGTCTTCCATGCAGGTGACGGAAACCTTCACCCTTTAATACCTTATAACCCTGAGAATAAGGAAAGCTTGAAGAAAGCTTTAGAGGCCGGAAGTGAGATAACCTTGCTTGCAATAGAGATGGGAGGAGTCCCTTCGGGAGAGCACGGAATAGGTCTTGAAAAGGTAAAGTTCCTTGAGAAGTATTACTCAGAGACTGACATTGAAGTCATGGACAGGCTAAGAAAGACCTTTGACCCTAAAGGTCTGCTTAACCCTTGCAAGTCCATAATAAAGGATAAGTGCAGCCCGGAAAATGAGGTAGTGAGGTGGATGTGGGAATGGGACTAG
- a CDS encoding (Fe-S)-binding protein — protein MGLEKCVHCGFCLESCPTYVITRSEIHSPRGRILAVKLGIPSEGLETCVFCRRCEASCPSGVEYGDAISSVRKADPLRKAVHKILENPSLLYASLKIARYSTSGFMYRLSRFIPEVNPPLSISSKDAQLILFPGCITSVVFRKTVEKAYNYLSKYFKVSIYNGCCGLPHYAEGDKERAIKIAEKLKDEFKGKVVVSLSSNCTAHMKEMGIDVYDFSEFLAKRDLPLPKIDMEVTVHDPCHANLVGITKYNREVLKKMGVKIREMEDPSFECGAGGSYFVFQADLSDKIMKAKEEKVKKSGANVVVSTNPSCSLAIMKYSRVVHIADLL, from the coding sequence ATGGGACTAGAGAAGTGCGTTCACTGCGGTTTCTGTCTAGAATCTTGCCCTACTTACGTTATAACTAGGTCTGAAATACACTCTCCAAGAGGGAGGATACTTGCGGTAAAGCTGGGAATACCTAGCGAAGGGCTTGAAACTTGCGTATTCTGTAGGAGATGTGAGGCTTCATGTCCAAGCGGTGTAGAATACGGTGATGCGATATCCTCAGTAAGGAAGGCTGATCCACTAAGGAAGGCAGTACATAAAATTCTTGAGAATCCTTCTCTCCTATATGCTTCGCTTAAGATTGCAAGGTACTCCACAAGCGGATTCATGTACAGATTATCAAGATTTATTCCGGAAGTTAACCCTCCGCTCTCGATAAGCAGTAAGGATGCTCAGTTAATCCTTTTCCCCGGCTGTATTACCTCTGTAGTGTTTAGAAAAACTGTAGAAAAAGCTTACAACTATCTGAGTAAGTACTTTAAAGTGAGTATTTATAACGGCTGTTGCGGTCTTCCTCATTACGCTGAGGGAGATAAGGAAAGGGCAATAAAGATAGCAGAGAAACTGAAGGATGAATTTAAAGGTAAAGTAGTGGTCTCACTTTCCTCAAACTGTACTGCACATATGAAGGAGATGGGCATTGACGTTTACGACTTTTCAGAATTTCTTGCAAAAAGAGACCTTCCTCTGCCTAAAATCGATATGGAAGTTACAGTACACGATCCCTGTCACGCAAACCTTGTGGGTATAACTAAGTATAATAGGGAAGTGCTGAAGAAGATGGGAGTAAAAATAAGGGAAATGGAAGATCCTTCATTTGAGTGCGGTGCAGGTGGTTCTTACTTTGTCTTTCAGGCAGATCTCTCTGATAAAATAATGAAGGCAAAGGAAGAAAAAGTCAAGAAGAGCGGTGCAAACGTAGTAGTTTCAACCAATCCTTCATGCAGTTTAGCTATAATGAAGTACAGCAGAGTAGTCCATATTGCAGATTTGCTTTAG
- a CDS encoding TenA family transcriptional regulator: MMILDNIRKELEGLNSQVLNHNILKIAQEGKLKREVIEALVINQWYIVNHDLRSIAIGLSRSTDLEELELFKILLDGDYSALKELIKLMKELNLEVRDPLTYNVSPQAVSYTHYLAWLANYSKPTEFLFALIVNLQVWSKVITGLGDSLRKYGIKETGFFDSFKVSYTEVENRIAKLVEGEDVRRLRTIAFTIQQYEKDFWDYLDEMAKS, from the coding sequence ATTATGATCCTTGATAATATAAGGAAGGAATTGGAAGGATTAAACTCGCAAGTGCTAAACCATAACATACTAAAAATAGCCCAAGAAGGAAAATTAAAGAGGGAAGTTATTGAAGCCTTAGTTATAAACCAATGGTACATAGTAAATCACGACTTGAGGTCAATAGCAATAGGCTTATCTAGGAGCACTGATTTAGAGGAACTAGAGCTTTTCAAAATCCTCCTTGACGGAGATTACAGCGCTCTAAAGGAGTTAATAAAACTTATGAAGGAGTTAAACCTTGAAGTGAGAGATCCATTAACTTATAATGTGTCCCCTCAGGCTGTCAGCTATACGCATTACTTAGCTTGGTTAGCAAACTACTCCAAACCTACAGAGTTCCTATTTGCTCTAATCGTTAACTTACAAGTGTGGAGCAAAGTAATTACTGGTTTAGGAGATTCTTTGAGAAAATACGGGATAAAAGAGACCGGGTTCTTCGACTCTTTCAAAGTGTCATACACAGAGGTAGAGAATAGAATAGCTAAACTCGTTGAAGGAGAGGACGTCAGAAGGTTAAGGACTATAGCTTTTACCATACAACAGTATGAAAAGGACTTCTGGGATTATTTAGATGAAATGGCTAAAAGTTAA